The following nucleotide sequence is from Salvia splendens isolate huo1 chromosome 2, SspV2, whole genome shotgun sequence.
ACAAATCGTGCGGCCGAGCGATGACGACGGATGCCCATTTTCTTCTAATTTTCACTCCGGATACAAAAGGGTTCTCACTCATTTGAGCCATATCTTCCACACAACCAAATTGAGCAAGAAATCAAGGGTTTGAAGAGGATTTGAAGGCAAGGAACTCCCCCTCTCAAGAGATTGAAAGAGAAGGCTCCCCCTCTCAAGAGATTGAAAGAGAAGGCTCCAATTCCACCTATAGGGAGTTCTAGTTCCATTTTCATCCATGTTTTGCTTtgtatttccttttcttttgtctTTGATCATGAGTAGCTAGGTTTCTATAGGCATGTGGTAAAGTTGCATGGAATCCATAGATTGATCCTTGATTTTATGCTATCTATCTCTTtgtgttgattttgttggttattGAGCTCTTATTATCAATTGCTTATTATATCAATTGCTTAActactaattttaaaaatttcctAATGCTAATAATTGTGTCTCTATTTTTGTATCCCAAAATAGTTTTTTTAGTGTATCTAACATTATATGTGTATGAGAAAAAGTTATCACCGTGCAAGTAACATGCTGCCACACGTCAGAGTAGATTTGAACTAAAACACACAGTTAAATAGGCCATCTGTATTGGTGGGGAGTTAAGAATTTCATAGTACTAATATTGTACACTAAAACccgaaggaaaagaaaagaaaagtaatAATAAGTATGTATAACTGTCCATTTTGGTACTTGTCGTGATTGTAGTAGCCGAACTACATTGTATGTTTACCTTATtcttaatttcttaaaatttattagTATACAAGATTAGAGTTTGGCAGCATTTATTGGGTAGGTATACATATCAACTGTCGCAGCTACTATTAAACGAGGCAAAACTTACATGTACAGATTACCAAATCCTTAATCTTggcattaaaatattcaaccacgactctctatataaaggagcATCAATTTTCCTTATTTGGCACCTccaaatttaattcatttcaaGCACTTAgtattcttttttttcaatggaagaaagtaaaattaTCCAACATTTTGAGGGCAAGACCATTTTAATCACTGGCTCCACTGGCTTTCTAGCAAAGAGTACTCTCTCGCTCCCTCTAGAGTTATTATTTTCAGTGCGACTTGATTCTAAtgtgtcttttttttttatttggctTGGTGATTTGATTCAGTACTTCTAGAGAAGATTCTTCGGTTGCAACCTAATGTGAATAAATTATATCTTCTAATGAGAGCGAGCCCTAAAATATCTGTCCAGCAACGTTTGGAAGAAGAGGTACGAATCCTTTGTTCAGAAGAAATCTATGTTGCATTCATTTAATTACTTGCATGCAAACCCATAAAAAAGTATAAGAGGAGACACCAATTAAGTAGTTTTTCCAAAAATACAATTTTGTATTCATGCAGTGCGCGCATACGAGATCCTCTGTTTCACTTAAAAATGTATGTATCTCAAGTTTTTCATTGTTATTTCCTTGCGACCATGATGCAtaagtatataaaaaatgacTGAACTGGTGATTATCAAACAAAACTCTAGTTTCTTGAAAACTTAAATAAtcgaattaattaattaaaaattagtacATTCAAAACAAAGACACCTGGTATTATAAGCGGCTAAAAAACCCTAGGGGCCTCTAGAGAAATAAACTGAAATTAGAAATTAGAAAAATAGTAAATTGTGTTTTTCGTCTTTTAAACGATGTGTTGCAAAATGTTTTTCAGCGTCAACTTCAAGAACTGCATCAGATCAGTATTCATGTATGCACCACCATAAGTTTAGTTGTTTAAGATTTTATTAGTTTAGTTGGAGTTGTAAGGTTGTTAAACTACTATATATAGGTTAGTCTGTTTAGTTGTTTTATTCATTAAGAAGAGAGATACGCTAACATGCACTCTGCACCCTCCAACAGATAATAGTTAATTAATCACCTTAATTAGAATTTATTCACTCtaattaatgaaatttaatgACACGCAGTCTTTATCTTAAGAAAATAGGGCCTTCGATATGCCCCATCAACAAGTTAATATTACCaatgaaaatattttcagaACTACACTATCATTACATAAGTAGGCTTCGATAGTTTTTGGACACATCGTGTAATGTTTCAAACCATTTCTCAATTTTCTATTATCggttaatataaatataattatttagttaAGTTGTGTATAGGTTGTGGGAACGGAGCTCTTCCGAGTTCTAAGAAAAGAACGTGGGCAAGATTTCGACTCAATAATATCCTCAAAAGTTGTTGCAATATCAGGCGACGTTGGTTATGAAAATTTAGGTATCGTTGATGTGCAACTTCGACAGCAAATGTGGCGAGAAATTGATGTGATTGTCAACTCAGCCGCAACTACCAAATTTGACGAGAGGTGCGTGggatatttttagtaaatcgaatttaataacgtaattttttaatttaacttttTTCATAGTTGAGCTAACTTCTATGGACAATAAAGTAGGGATGTTGActttaaagtttttattttgaattatagGTACGATATAGCATATGGAATTAATTCGTTGGGGGCCATGCATGTTCAAGACTTTGGCACTAAATGTTCGAAATTAGAGATGCTTCTTCACGTCTCCACGGGTTCGTTACCTTCCCAAAAATTCCCATTTTTGgctataataataaaaatgtagGAGTACTAATTTAGTTTTGAATGTATGTAGCTTATGTGCATGGCACTAAGGTGGGACTGATGCAAGAAAAGCCTTTTCGAATGGGTGAAACACTTCCTGGCGCCAAAATTCCGTATTTAGATATAGAAGCTGAGAAGTCTGTAATTCAGGAAAGATTAAGGTTTCTCCAATCGCAGAAGCTGCCTGAAAAAGAAATCACTCGAGCTATGAAGGATTTTGGCATCCAAAGGTTTCTTTAATTTCATCCACTGGAAAAAAAAACTAGTACAATTTGACTTTTAAATTTCCAACCAATATTTGGACCCATGCatatataaatattgaaaaactgAATTTTGAATTGTATGAGCAGAGCTATGTTGCACGGGTGGCCTAATACATACGTATTCACAAAGGCAATGGGTGAAATGCTGTTGGAGAGATCTAACAAGAACTGCAATGTCGTTATAATTCGTCCCACTATTATTACAACTACTTTCAAAGATCCATTTCATGGTTGGATCGAAGGTCTAAGGTACCATATATACTTTTTCTCTATTTATCTATCAAgtaattactccctctgtcccaaaaaaatataattctTTATATTTTCATCCTCTCCATAAAGATAGCCATACTTGTATTTTTGGTAACTTATTTCTTTCTGATATCCACTAACAgtactataattactttttctctaccttttttcttactttttcaattGAGCATTAAAACTCGCATCATtccaaaagtttctatttttatgggacggatggaatattattttaatcCAAGACGTATAATGGAGATATGAggaagtttttattttattattttgatacgCTTGAAAGTTGAAATTGCATGtaattttatactagtattattaattttgttcTCCTAATTAACTCTGACTAAAGTTGGTGACCAATATGTGACAACAGAACTTTGGACAGCATCTTTGTTGCATATGGTAAAGGGAAGATCAAATTCTTCGTAGGTGATCCAGAGTCGGTAATTGATTTGGTAAGATGTACTAGTACTTCATAAAAATGTTGTTTCTACTAGTACTAACTTATCTATTTGTAGGGGATAAtttccataataataataatatcagaTCATATCATCTGAGTTTTACCTCTGCACCTAATATCAATAATTAACTTACAACTTGTTAGTTTCGTTTCTCATTTTTCTActtccaaaaaaagaaaaaaaatgatttgggATTGCTATATTAATTGTTTTTgttggaaaaaataaattacaggTACCAGGTGACATGGTGGTAAACTGCATGATTGCAGCAATTGCATCACATTCAAATCCAATTGATGAAAAGGAGGGTACAAGAGTATACCAAATAGGTTCTTCGAGGCGTAATCCAGTGAAATACGATGAGCTTAGGTGGTTAATGCAtcgttatttaattaataatccACTGAGTGATAGCTGCGGGAAACCTATCAAAATTGGTCCCCCAATTATTATGAATACAATGGCCAGCTTTCACAACTATATTTCTTTCCACTATTTGCCATTTGTACAGGTTTGTTAttttatctatctatctatctatttatttattattttgactCATAACTTATTAACTAATTATATATGTGTGGTTTTTCAGATGCTTGGACTGGCAAACATGATATGTTGCAACCTTTTTGAAAGTTCATACACCAATGCAAAACGAAGAATCAGTCATGCCATGCGACTAGCTGATCTATACAAGCCTTATTTGTTTTCACAatcaatgtatgtatttttcataaatccaattctttatttttttgtacttagtattttaattacatgtttatgttttattggCAGCTTTGATGACAGTAACACTGAGACTTTACGAATTAGAATGAGAGGAAGCAAAATCGACACAGAGTTGTTCAACTTTGATCCCAAATGCATTATGTGGGATGACTACATTTTGAACACTCATTTTCTAGGAATAGCTAAATATGTCTTGAACTGCTAGTTGTGTGATTATATATGCATTACACTCTCAACTTGAAGAATTTGTATCATTATTTTCATGTAAGGATAAGTgaatgatatttttattattttgggcaAATATATTTTTTGCATGAAAAAGATCCACACCCCTCACTGTTGGTATTATATGTACCTCAAACCATCAATTTTATCCTTTTATTTAAGAACcgttatttttttgttttgaatgGAACTATTGGCGAGGTTGAAGGATTGGATACTGAAACAAAGCTTGCAAAAGCATGCTACTGACTTGGTTGCAGTGGCAAATCCAAGAATTTCAGATATGTGCAATAGATCTATTTTCTGaataaaaattcattaaataacTTTATTGTAgattaaaaatgaattagtaTTTTCTAGTGTTACTACTTAAAAAAGTCACTTTATAAAATGGAGGTTCTTATATAAAATGAAGAATTATATTTACTTAAGCTAACCCAAAGTTTGAATTATTTcaagaaacagaaaaaaaacaaacaaagtGTGTATGATTTCAAGTATGATCACAAAATAAGagccataaataataaagatatggtGTGCCTCAAGTGCAATCAGATCAAAGCTGCACATTAAGCCGATTGCTCGTGCGTTGGATCATTTGTTTGTAAGGAAGAGTCCGCTGAATTATGCAGTAAAAATGCAGATATTCCAGAATGTGGCAGTGGATCCTCCAAGAATGTGTATCTTGGATTTTACAAGTCAAATGGCTGTGATCATCTAAACATTCCTATATAAGCTTTGGAAGATATTTGAAGAGAATTAATCAGATACTCTGCTTGGAAGCTCAGGTTTGATACAGATGAATACAACTTGTGTTTAAAAATGTCATTTAGCATTGTAGCGTTGCCTGATAGAATAGGATAATATTGTTTCGATTTTATTTGTGTATACTCCAACATTAAACCATATTGTACATCTTTCTTGATCTCCACACCCCATGTTCCATTCTTCTGTGTATGTTAATTACAGATTTTTATCGATGTTATTTGGTAGATTGTGTACGATTGTATGACAGATTCTCAGTTAAACTAAAGTATATGTGTTACGAACCCAACACTCTATAATAAATAAGGAGTgtggatttgaaggtagcattCATATATCAATATCATGTGAAAATAGAAGGATGTAATTTTCAGAACTGAAGGCGATCATATCTCTTTCTGTGAAACATTTTACACAAATTTTCAAGTTTGAGAAAAAGTGAGTGATCTAAATAAAAGAGcttgatttatttaaaataaatacagTTCTTTATCAAAGTATCTTTTTCAGCCTACAatggatttttattttaatactatttCAGAAACATATACTCCTACTAAGAAAGATTGAAGTTGA
It contains:
- the LOC121767998 gene encoding fatty acyl-CoA reductase 3-like, which gives rise to MEESKIIQHFEGKTILITGSTGFLAKILLEKILRLQPNVNKLYLLMRASPKISVQQRLEEEVVGTELFRVLRKERGQDFDSIISSKVVAISGDVGYENLGIVDVQLRQQMWREIDVIVNSAATTKFDERYDIAYGINSLGAMHVQDFGTKCSKLEMLLHVSTAYVHGTKVGLMQEKPFRMGETLPGAKIPYLDIEAEKSVIQERLRFLQSQKLPEKEITRAMKDFGIQRAMLHGWPNTYVFTKAMGEMLLERSNKNCNVVIIRPTIITTTFKDPFHGWIEGLRTLDSIFVAYGKGKIKFFVGDPESVIDLVPGDMVVNCMIAAIASHSNPIDEKEGTRVYQIGSSRRNPVKYDELRWLMHRYLINNPLSDSCGKPIKIGPPIIMNTMASFHNYISFHYLPFVQMLGLANMICCNLFESSYTNAKRRISHAMRLADLYKPYLFSQSIFDDSNTETLRIRMRGSKIDTELFNFDPKCIMWDDYILNTHFLGIAKYVLNC